From Myxococcus stipitatus, the proteins below share one genomic window:
- a CDS encoding STAS domain-containing protein gives MAGLQIHREDVAGNIVLRLEGVLDGRTAQEVGASLEELRGRSVVLDFTHLREFKDSAVGILTVSMVAQAVTLKGLAAHHERMFRYFGVATGVVAQRPYYTPEDVLSV, from the coding sequence ATGGCGGGTCTGCAGATCCACCGTGAGGACGTCGCAGGGAACATCGTCCTGCGTCTGGAAGGAGTACTGGATGGACGGACGGCCCAGGAGGTCGGCGCGTCGCTGGAGGAGCTGCGCGGCAGGAGCGTGGTGCTGGACTTCACGCACCTGCGCGAGTTCAAGGACAGCGCGGTGGGCATACTCACGGTGAGCATGGTGGCGCAGGCGGTGACGCTGAAGGGACTGGCCGCCCACCACGAGCGGATGTTCCGCTACTTCGGCGTGGCGACGGGGGTGGTGGCCCAGCGTCCCTACTACACGCCCGAGGACGTCCTCTCCGTCTGA